The following proteins are encoded in a genomic region of uncultured Vibrio sp.:
- the gmk gene encoding guanylate kinase has product MGKGTLYIVSAPSGAGKSSLISAMLERNPTYAMKVSVSHTTRDMRPGEENGIHYHFVAKEEFETLIAQGDFLEYAEVFGNYYGTSRVWIEETLNKGIDVFLDIDWQGARQIRQQMPEAKSIFILPPSNGELERRLNTRGQDSDEIIAKRMAEAKSEISHYNEYDYVIVNDDFDTALVDFKAILRAERLKEEKQAAKYKGMLDALLAE; this is encoded by the coding sequence ATGGGCAAAGGTACTCTCTATATCGTATCTGCACCTAGCGGCGCAGGTAAATCTAGCTTGATCTCAGCAATGTTGGAGCGTAACCCAACATACGCAATGAAAGTGTCTGTGTCTCACACCACTCGTGACATGCGTCCTGGTGAAGAAAATGGTATCCACTACCACTTCGTCGCAAAAGAAGAATTTGAAACTCTCATTGCGCAAGGTGACTTCCTTGAATACGCTGAAGTGTTTGGCAACTACTATGGCACTTCTCGCGTATGGATTGAAGAAACGCTAAACAAAGGTATCGACGTATTCCTGGATATCGACTGGCAAGGTGCACGACAAATTCGTCAACAAATGCCTGAAGCAAAAAGCATCTTCATCCTACCACCATCAAACGGTGAATTAGAACGTCGCCTGAACACTCGTGGTCAAGACAGCGATGAAATCATTGCCAAGCGCATGGCAGAAGCTAAGTCAGAAATCTCGCATTACAATGAATACGATTACGTGATTGTAAACGACGACTTCGATACAGCATTGGTGGATTTTAAAGCCATTCTTCGCGCAGAAAGATTGAAGGAAGAAAAGCAAGCTGCTAAATATAAAGGTATGCTTGACGCGTTGTTAGCAGAGTAA
- the rpoZ gene encoding DNA-directed RNA polymerase subunit omega → MARVTVQDAVEKVGNRFDLVLIAARRARQMQTGGKDALVPEENDKPTVIALREIEEGLITKEVLDARERQEQQEQEAAELAAVSSIAHNR, encoded by the coding sequence ATGGCACGCGTAACTGTTCAAGACGCTGTTGAAAAAGTTGGCAACCGTTTCGACCTAGTACTGATTGCGGCTCGCCGCGCTCGTCAAATGCAAACTGGCGGTAAAGATGCACTAGTGCCAGAAGAGAACGATAAGCCAACGGTTATCGCGCTTCGCGAAATCGAAGAAGGTTTAATCACGAAAGAAGTTCTGGACGCTCGTGAACGTCAAGAACAACAAGAGCAAGAAGCGGCAGAGCTAGCGGCAGTAAGCAGCATCGCTCACAACCGTTAA
- the spoT gene encoding bifunctional GTP diphosphokinase/guanosine-3',5'-bis pyrophosphate 3'-pyrophosphohydrolase encodes MYLFDSLKDVAQEYLTEPQIEALRQSYVVARDAHEGQTRSSGEPYIIHPVAVSRILAEMRLDIETLQAALLHDVIEDCDVSKEDLEEQFGNTVAELVDGVSKLDKLKFRDRKEAQAENFRKMVLAMVQDIRVILIKLADRTHNMRTLGALRPDKKRRIARETLEIYSPLAHRLGIHNIKTELEELGFEALYPNRYRVLKEVVKTARGNRKEMIQRIHSEIEGRLQDVGLSSRVVGREKNLFSIYNKMKTKEQRFHTIMDIYAFRVVVDTSDTCYRVLGQVHSLYKPRPGRMKDYIAVPKANGYQSLHTSMVGPHGVPVEVQIRTEDMDQMADKGVAAHWSYKDKGDKSGTTAQVKAQRWMQSLLELQQSAGNSFEFIENVKSDLFPDEIYVFTPKGRIVELPLGATAVDFAYAVHTDVGNSCVGARVDRNPYPLSKALKNGQTVEIISAPGARPNAAWLNYVVTSRARTKIRQVLKTMRREESITLGRRLLNHALGRHSIDSIYPENVQEVLTDLRLESTDDLLAAIGLGELMSIVIARRLLGDTEELTTTSSIPGDSKKKLPIRGAEGLLLTFANCCHPIPDDHIIAHVSPGRGLVVHRETCPNVRGYQKEPDRYMAVAWSDDYDKEFIAELKVDMLNHQGALAELTNVISKTGSNIHGLSTEERDGRLYTVTVLLTTKDRVHLASIMRKIKTMPQATRVRRRRK; translated from the coding sequence TTGTATCTATTCGATAGCCTCAAAGACGTTGCCCAAGAATACCTAACAGAGCCTCAGATTGAGGCTCTGCGTCAATCTTATGTGGTAGCGCGAGATGCCCATGAAGGGCAAACCCGTTCTAGCGGTGAACCATACATCATCCACCCTGTCGCTGTGTCTCGAATCCTGGCAGAAATGCGTCTGGATATTGAAACCCTCCAAGCCGCTCTATTGCATGACGTCATCGAAGATTGTGACGTCAGCAAAGAAGATCTCGAAGAGCAATTCGGTAACACCGTGGCTGAGCTGGTTGATGGTGTATCTAAACTGGACAAACTCAAATTCCGTGACAGGAAAGAGGCTCAGGCTGAGAACTTTCGTAAGATGGTTCTGGCTATGGTGCAAGACATCCGCGTAATTCTGATCAAACTGGCCGACCGAACGCACAACATGCGTACGCTTGGCGCGCTTCGACCAGATAAAAAACGCCGTATCGCCCGTGAAACCCTAGAAATCTATTCACCACTGGCTCATCGTCTTGGTATTCACAATATCAAAACAGAGCTGGAAGAATTAGGTTTTGAAGCGCTTTACCCGAACCGTTATCGCGTTCTTAAAGAAGTGGTCAAAACGGCACGTGGTAATCGTAAAGAGATGATCCAACGCATCCACAGTGAGATCGAAGGTCGCCTACAAGATGTCGGCCTGAGTTCACGTGTTGTGGGTCGTGAGAAGAATCTGTTCTCTATCTATAACAAGATGAAAACCAAAGAGCAGCGCTTCCACACCATCATGGATATCTACGCATTCCGAGTGGTTGTCGATACCTCTGATACCTGTTATCGCGTACTGGGTCAGGTGCACAGCTTATACAAGCCACGCCCGGGCCGCATGAAAGATTACATCGCGGTACCAAAAGCGAACGGTTACCAATCTCTGCATACTTCTATGGTCGGCCCTCATGGTGTTCCGGTCGAAGTACAGATTCGTACGGAAGATATGGATCAAATGGCGGATAAAGGTGTTGCTGCGCACTGGTCTTACAAAGACAAAGGCGACAAGTCTGGCACAACGGCGCAAGTGAAAGCTCAGCGCTGGATGCAAAGCCTGCTTGAATTGCAGCAAAGCGCGGGTAACTCATTCGAATTCATTGAAAACGTAAAATCGGATCTGTTCCCAGACGAGATTTACGTCTTCACACCAAAAGGACGTATCGTCGAGTTACCGCTTGGTGCGACGGCAGTCGACTTCGCCTACGCAGTCCATACGGATGTCGGTAACTCTTGTGTTGGTGCTCGTGTTGACCGTAACCCTTACCCACTGAGTAAGGCACTGAAAAACGGTCAAACGGTCGAGATCATCAGTGCGCCGGGCGCTCGTCCGAATGCCGCTTGGCTGAACTATGTGGTGACTTCTCGTGCCCGTACCAAGATCCGTCAGGTTCTGAAGACCATGCGTCGTGAAGAATCAATCACGCTTGGGCGACGCTTATTGAATCACGCACTTGGTCGCCACTCTATTGACTCGATTTACCCAGAAAACGTCCAGGAAGTCCTGACTGACCTTCGTTTGGAAAGTACCGATGACTTGTTGGCTGCGATTGGTTTGGGTGAGTTAATGAGTATCGTCATTGCCCGTCGTCTGCTTGGTGATACCGAAGAGCTGACCACAACCAGTTCGATTCCAGGCGATTCGAAGAAAAAGCTGCCAATCCGTGGCGCGGAAGGGCTATTGCTGACGTTTGCAAACTGTTGCCACCCGATTCCGGATGATCACATTATTGCGCACGTATCACCGGGTCGTGGTCTGGTTGTTCACCGCGAAACTTGTCCAAACGTTCGTGGTTACCAGAAAGAGCCGGATCGCTACATGGCCGTTGCCTGGTCTGACGATTACGATAAAGAGTTCATCGCCGAGCTCAAAGTCGATATGCTCAACCATCAAGGTGCGCTCGCTGAGCTTACCAACGTGATTTCGAAAACAGGCTCGAACATCCATGGCCTGTCAACGGAAGAGCGAGATGGTCGCCTGTATACCGTCACGGTACTGCTGACCACCAAAGATCGTGTTCATCTTGCTAGTATCATGCGAAAAATCAAAACGATGCCTCAGGCGACTCGAGTCAGACGCAGAAGAAAATAA
- the trmH gene encoding tRNA (guanosine(18)-2'-O)-methyltransferase TrmH, producing the protein MNLERYHRIHQVLKARQTDLTLCLEEVHKPNNVSAVIRTADATGLHKVHAIWPDKMRTLSHTSAGARNWVEVDTHDSIKNAVTELKAQGMQVLVTNLSETAVDFREIDYTKPTAIILGSEKVGASEQAKQLADQDIIVPMVGMVQSLNVSVASAVILYEAQRQREAAGMYTREESALPKETINRILFERGHPVLAKVAKRKGLAYPPLDDEGQIIAGEAWWKEMQSK; encoded by the coding sequence ATGAATCTAGAACGCTACCACCGTATCCACCAAGTCCTGAAAGCACGCCAGACCGACCTGACCTTATGCCTGGAAGAAGTGCACAAACCGAATAACGTCTCAGCGGTTATCCGCACTGCCGATGCAACTGGCCTGCACAAAGTCCACGCGATTTGGCCAGATAAGATGCGCACCTTAAGCCACACTTCTGCTGGCGCCCGTAACTGGGTAGAAGTGGATACTCACGATTCTATCAAAAACGCCGTAACAGAATTAAAAGCACAAGGAATGCAGGTGCTGGTGACGAACCTGTCAGAGACAGCGGTCGACTTCCGTGAAATCGACTACACCAAGCCTACCGCTATCATTTTAGGCAGTGAGAAAGTAGGCGCTTCAGAACAAGCGAAGCAGCTCGCTGACCAAGACATCATCGTCCCAATGGTTGGTATGGTGCAGTCGCTCAATGTTTCTGTCGCAAGTGCGGTGATTCTATATGAAGCCCAGCGTCAGCGTGAAGCCGCCGGTATGTACACACGCGAGGAAAGCGCGCTGCCAAAAGAGACCATTAACCGAATTCTGTTTGAACGTGGTCACCCGGTGCTGGCTAAAGTTGCCAAACGTAAAGGCCTCGCTTATCCGCCACTCGACGATGAGGGTCAAATCATCGCCGGTGAGGCATGGTGGAAAGAGATGCAAAGCAAGTAA
- the recG gene encoding ATP-dependent DNA helicase RecG produces MSAQLLSAVPLTSLSGVGAKVAEKLAKVGLHSVQDLLFHLPLRYEDRTRIYPIAKLHAGLWAAVQGKVMAVDTIFGKRKMLTVKISDGNGTITLRFFNFTAAMKNNFSQGKLVHAYGEIKRGGMGLEIVHPDYKFYVSEQKPDVEQSLTPVYPTTDGLRQITLRNLTEQALALLDKAAVQELLPAGLYNHQITMSQALHTIHRPPPTINLDEFDEGKHPAQIRLIMEELLAQNLSMLAVRSKGQQDIALPLAPCQKLKNQLLEQLPFSPTNAQDRVVKEIETDLEKPHPMMRLVQGDVGSGKTLVAALAAVRAIEHGYQVALMAPTELLAEQHAINFANWFESMGIQVGWLAGKLKGKAKEAELARIASGEVKMVVGTHALFQEHVEFHHLALVIIDEQHRFGVHQRLELREKGAKQGAYPHQLIMTATPIPRTLAMTAYADLETSVIDELPPGRTPIQTVAIPDTKRDDIVERVRHACLNEGKQAYWVCTLIDESEVLEAQAAADTAEELQRKLPDVKIGLVHGRMKPAEKQAVMQDFKDNKLHLLVATTVIEVGVDVPNSSLMIIENPERLGLAQLHQLRGRVGRGSVASHCVLLYHAPLSKTAQKRLGVLRESNDGFVIAQKDLEIRGPGELLGTKQTGLADFRIADLVRDQRLIPEVQRIARHIHDNYPTNATAIIDRWLGERDIYSKA; encoded by the coding sequence ATGTCTGCCCAACTGCTATCTGCTGTTCCATTAACTTCCCTTTCAGGGGTTGGCGCGAAAGTCGCAGAAAAACTGGCCAAAGTCGGCTTGCATTCGGTTCAGGATTTACTGTTCCATCTGCCACTTCGTTACGAAGATCGCACCCGTATTTATCCTATCGCAAAGCTCCATGCTGGACTGTGGGCGGCGGTACAAGGCAAGGTGATGGCTGTGGATACCATTTTTGGTAAACGCAAAATGCTCACAGTAAAAATTAGTGACGGCAATGGCACGATTACGCTGCGCTTTTTTAATTTTACCGCGGCAATGAAGAACAATTTTTCTCAAGGTAAGTTAGTGCACGCTTACGGAGAAATAAAGCGTGGTGGAATGGGATTAGAAATCGTCCACCCAGATTACAAGTTCTATGTCAGCGAACAAAAACCGGATGTAGAACAAAGCCTGACGCCGGTTTATCCCACCACAGATGGTCTAAGGCAAATCACTCTGCGTAACCTGACCGAGCAGGCGTTGGCGCTACTTGATAAAGCCGCGGTGCAAGAGTTGCTGCCTGCGGGTTTATACAACCACCAGATCACCATGTCTCAGGCGCTACATACCATTCACCGACCGCCACCAACCATCAACTTGGATGAGTTCGATGAAGGTAAACACCCGGCACAAATTCGCTTGATCATGGAAGAACTGCTGGCACAGAACCTTTCTATGCTGGCGGTACGCAGTAAAGGACAACAAGATATCGCGCTGCCACTTGCGCCCTGTCAAAAGCTGAAAAACCAGCTGCTGGAACAACTGCCGTTTTCACCAACCAATGCTCAGGATCGAGTGGTAAAAGAGATTGAGACCGATCTGGAAAAGCCCCACCCGATGATGCGCCTTGTTCAAGGGGATGTTGGCTCAGGGAAAACACTCGTCGCGGCACTGGCTGCGGTTCGCGCTATCGAGCACGGTTATCAGGTCGCACTAATGGCACCCACTGAGCTGCTTGCGGAGCAACACGCCATCAACTTTGCGAATTGGTTTGAATCAATGGGCATTCAGGTGGGCTGGCTGGCAGGTAAGTTAAAGGGTAAAGCCAAAGAAGCCGAACTCGCACGTATTGCCAGCGGTGAAGTTAAAATGGTAGTGGGTACTCACGCCTTGTTTCAGGAGCATGTTGAATTCCATCATCTGGCACTGGTGATTATTGATGAACAGCACCGCTTTGGCGTCCACCAGCGATTAGAGTTACGTGAGAAAGGGGCCAAACAAGGCGCTTATCCACATCAGCTCATCATGACCGCTACCCCTATCCCGCGAACCTTAGCGATGACCGCTTACGCCGATTTGGAAACCTCAGTAATTGACGAATTACCACCGGGCCGAACTCCGATTCAAACCGTAGCAATTCCCGATACAAAACGCGATGACATCGTGGAACGAGTTCGCCATGCCTGTCTCAACGAAGGTAAGCAAGCCTATTGGGTGTGTACACTGATTGATGAGTCTGAGGTATTGGAGGCACAAGCTGCCGCTGATACTGCTGAAGAACTGCAACGCAAGCTACCTGATGTAAAAATTGGTTTGGTTCATGGCCGTATGAAGCCAGCGGAAAAACAAGCGGTGATGCAGGATTTTAAAGACAACAAACTGCACCTACTTGTTGCTACGACAGTCATAGAAGTTGGTGTAGACGTACCCAACTCAAGCCTGATGATCATCGAAAACCCGGAGAGACTCGGTTTAGCTCAGCTCCACCAGCTAAGAGGCCGAGTTGGACGAGGCTCCGTCGCCAGCCACTGCGTTCTGCTTTATCACGCACCATTGTCCAAAACCGCGCAAAAGCGTCTCGGGGTTCTGCGTGAAAGCAACGATGGCTTTGTGATTGCGCAGAAGGATTTGGAAATCCGTGGCCCTGGTGAATTATTAGGTACCAAGCAAACAGGTCTGGCAGATTTTAGAATTGCGGATTTGGTTCGTGATCAGCGCTTAATACCCGAAGTTCAACGCATAGCGCGCCATATCCACGACAATTACCCTACTAATGCCACTGCGATTATCGACCGTTGGTTAGGTGAACGGGATATTTACTCCAAAGCTTAA
- a CDS encoding uracil-xanthine permease family protein, whose product MTTSNRSSELVYQLNDRPPLPQTIFAAIQHLLAMFVAVITPSLIICQSLGVPADQTNTIISMSLFASGVSSFIQIRTFGPIGSGLLSVQGTSFNFLGPIIGAGLSLKAGGADISTMMAAIFGTILVASFAEILLSRVLEHARRIITPLVSGIVVTLIGLTLIQVGLVSMGGGYAAMGDGTFGSLDKLALAGTVLGLIVILNRSNNPYIRVASIVIAMLVGYIMAYFMGMVDTSQLSETNLVALPIPMQYGLAFDWSLFIPLVLIFFITALEAIGDITATSEVSGEPVKGPVYMKRIKGGVLADGLNSAIAAVFNSFPNSTFSQNNGIIMLTGVASRYVGYFISGMLVVLGLFPGVASFVQLIPEPVLGGATIVMFGTIAAAGVRIISRVDLDRRAILIMALSFSMGLGIAQKPEILQFMPEFIKSIFSTGVAAGGITAIILNLLLPEKLEDEEQEVQEVKES is encoded by the coding sequence ATGACAACTTCAAACCGATCTTCGGAACTGGTCTATCAATTAAACGATCGCCCACCACTACCACAAACGATTTTCGCCGCCATTCAGCACCTGTTGGCGATGTTCGTGGCGGTTATTACCCCTTCGTTGATCATTTGCCAATCCTTAGGTGTACCAGCCGATCAGACCAACACGATTATCAGCATGTCTCTGTTTGCTTCTGGTGTGTCGTCATTTATTCAGATTCGTACCTTTGGCCCGATAGGCTCTGGCCTGTTATCCGTGCAAGGCACCAGCTTTAACTTTTTAGGTCCAATCATTGGTGCCGGCTTGTCACTCAAAGCTGGCGGTGCTGACATTAGCACCATGATGGCCGCCATTTTCGGCACGATTCTGGTCGCTTCATTCGCGGAAATTCTGCTGTCTCGAGTGCTTGAGCACGCTCGCCGCATCATCACTCCACTGGTTTCTGGCATTGTGGTGACTCTGATTGGTCTGACATTGATTCAAGTTGGATTAGTCTCAATGGGTGGTGGCTATGCTGCGATGGGTGACGGCACGTTCGGTAGCCTGGACAAGTTAGCGCTGGCTGGCACTGTACTGGGTCTGATCGTTATTTTGAACCGCTCAAACAACCCGTATATTCGTGTTGCTTCGATTGTCATTGCGATGCTGGTTGGCTATATCATGGCCTACTTTATGGGTATGGTTGACACTTCACAGCTAAGTGAGACCAACCTGGTTGCGCTGCCAATCCCGATGCAATATGGCTTGGCGTTTGACTGGTCGCTATTTATTCCGCTAGTACTGATTTTCTTTATTACTGCGCTAGAAGCCATCGGCGATATTACCGCAACTTCTGAAGTGTCCGGTGAGCCAGTAAAAGGCCCGGTTTACATGAAGCGCATCAAAGGTGGCGTTTTGGCTGACGGTTTAAACTCAGCGATCGCTGCAGTCTTTAACAGCTTCCCTAACTCTACTTTCAGCCAAAACAACGGCATTATCATGCTGACTGGTGTCGCAAGCCGTTACGTCGGTTACTTCATTTCAGGTATGTTAGTTGTGCTTGGTTTATTTCCTGGTGTGGCGAGCTTTGTGCAGTTGATTCCTGAGCCTGTACTTGGCGGCGCAACCATCGTGATGTTTGGTACGATTGCTGCGGCAGGTGTGCGTATTATCTCTCGTGTTGATCTCGACCGTCGTGCGATTCTGATCATGGCGCTGTCGTTCTCGATGGGCCTCGGTATTGCTCAGAAGCCTGAAATTCTGCAATTCATGCCGGAATTTATTAAGAGCATCTTCTCTACGGGTGTTGCTGCTGGCGGTATCACTGCAATCATCTTGAACCTGTTATTGCCAGAGAAACTGGAAGACGAAGAACAAGAAGTTCAAGAGGTCAAAGAATCCTAA
- the envZ gene encoding two-component system sensor histidine kinase EnvZ: MRIRSSLTQSILLFISLLLASQVFSYYAVFNYALMPSLQQFNKILAHELNLVLDADGELQSEAPIRRQLLERLGVTVHRIDSDRADEFNHAMSIELMSEEMTQELDSPTEVRLMLGEESYILWMHIDKLPNSLIRIPLSELQEEDFAPLFRNSLIMALLIIAGGWLFIRFQNRPLLALERAAKGVGRGEIPPPIPEKGALEIRAVTRAFNQMSKGIQELEEDRALLMAGISHDLRTPLTRIRLATEMMSPEESYLAEGIISDTEECNEIISQFMDYLKPVNNQTFAAVSLNDIVCDVASSEGSEEREIETRVEASIKPALGNSIAIKRAVTNLVVNAVRYGNGWVRVSTGMTADNQLVWVTVEDNGPGIEPDQVGKLFEPFTRGDTARGSEGTGLGLAIVKRIVSQHSGSVVMRNRSEGGLVAQISFPTK; this comes from the coding sequence ATGCGAATCCGAAGCTCCCTCACTCAATCTATTCTGCTGTTCATTTCTTTGCTTCTCGCTAGCCAAGTATTCTCTTATTACGCTGTTTTTAATTATGCGTTGATGCCGAGCCTGCAGCAGTTCAATAAAATTCTCGCCCATGAGCTTAATCTGGTGCTGGATGCCGACGGAGAGCTTCAGTCTGAGGCACCAATACGACGTCAGCTATTAGAAAGGCTGGGTGTGACCGTTCACCGCATTGATAGTGACAGAGCGGATGAGTTTAATCACGCGATGTCGATTGAATTGATGTCGGAAGAAATGACTCAAGAACTGGATTCTCCAACCGAAGTGCGTTTGATGTTGGGCGAGGAGAGTTACATCTTGTGGATGCACATCGATAAACTGCCAAACTCGCTTATCCGCATCCCGCTTTCAGAGCTGCAAGAAGAGGATTTTGCGCCGCTATTTCGCAATAGCCTGATCATGGCACTGCTGATTATCGCTGGTGGTTGGCTCTTTATTCGTTTTCAAAACCGACCGTTACTGGCGTTAGAAAGAGCAGCCAAGGGGGTGGGGCGTGGTGAAATACCGCCACCGATACCAGAGAAAGGCGCGTTAGAAATTCGCGCGGTGACCCGTGCTTTTAATCAGATGTCGAAAGGTATTCAGGAGCTGGAAGAAGACCGCGCCTTGTTGATGGCGGGGATCAGCCACGATTTACGAACACCGTTAACCCGAATTCGTCTCGCGACAGAAATGATGTCACCAGAGGAAAGCTATCTAGCGGAAGGCATCATCAGCGATACGGAAGAGTGTAATGAGATCATCAGCCAATTTATGGACTACCTTAAGCCGGTGAACAATCAGACTTTTGCGGCGGTATCTTTGAACGATATCGTATGCGATGTTGCGAGCTCAGAAGGCAGTGAAGAGCGAGAAATTGAGACACGGGTTGAAGCGTCCATCAAACCTGCTTTGGGTAACTCGATTGCGATAAAACGTGCTGTGACGAACTTAGTGGTCAACGCGGTTCGCTACGGTAATGGCTGGGTAAGGGTGTCGACGGGCATGACCGCAGACAACCAACTGGTTTGGGTCACAGTGGAAGACAACGGCCCCGGTATTGAGCCTGATCAGGTCGGTAAATTGTTTGAACCGTTTACGCGTGGAGATACGGCACGAGGCAGTGAAGGTACCGGACTTGGTCTGGCGATCGTCAAGCGCATTGTCAGCCAGCATTCAGGATCGGTTGTGATGCGAAATCGAAGTGAAGGTGGCTTAGTCGCACAGATCAGCTTCCCGACTAAGTAA
- the ompR gene encoding two-component system response regulator OmpR, whose amino-acid sequence MQENHKILVVDDDARLRALLERYLSEQGFQVRSVANGEQMDRLLTRENFHLMVLDLMLPGEDGLSICRRLRNANNMLPILMLTAKGDEVDRIVGLEVGADDYLPKPFNPRELLARIKAVLRRQTIELPGAPSTEEKVVEFGEFRLNLGTREMFRGEEAMPLTSGEFAVLKALVTNAREPMSRDKLMNMARGREYSAMERSIDVQISRLRRMLEDDPSKPRYIQTVWGLGYVFVPDGKEV is encoded by the coding sequence ATGCAGGAAAACCATAAAATTTTAGTGGTAGATGACGATGCTCGTTTACGTGCTCTTTTGGAGCGTTACCTTTCTGAGCAAGGTTTTCAGGTTCGTAGCGTTGCCAATGGCGAACAAATGGATCGCTTACTGACGCGTGAAAACTTTCACTTAATGGTACTGGATTTGATGTTGCCAGGTGAAGATGGTTTGTCTATCTGCCGCCGTTTACGTAACGCGAATAACATGTTACCTATCCTGATGCTGACCGCAAAAGGTGACGAAGTTGATCGTATTGTTGGCTTAGAGGTGGGAGCGGACGACTATCTACCAAAACCATTTAACCCGCGTGAGTTGCTGGCTCGCATTAAGGCGGTATTACGCCGTCAAACCATCGAACTGCCTGGTGCGCCAAGCACGGAAGAAAAAGTGGTTGAGTTTGGTGAGTTTCGTTTAAACCTAGGAACGCGTGAAATGTTCCGTGGCGAAGAAGCGATGCCGTTAACCTCCGGTGAGTTTGCCGTATTAAAAGCCTTGGTCACCAATGCGCGTGAGCCAATGTCACGTGACAAACTGATGAATATGGCCCGTGGTCGTGAATATTCGGCGATGGAACGATCTATTGACGTACAAATTTCTCGTCTTCGTCGTATGTTGGAAGATGATCCGAGTAAACCACGCTACATTCAGACAGTATGGGGCTTAGGTTACGTATTTGTCCCAGACGGCAAAGAAGTCTAA
- the greB gene encoding transcription elongation factor GreB has translation MKTKLITREGYNKLKQEHDYLWNEKRPEITKIVTWAASLGDRSENADYTFNKRLLRQIDRRIRFLRKFLPEVTIVDYSPQQEGKVFFGAWVEIENEAGEVKKFRIVGPEEIYGDAKGYISIDSPMARAMLKKQVDEEFMVKTPEGEKEWFINSIEYNVVSPDATKS, from the coding sequence TTGAAAACTAAGCTGATTACGCGTGAAGGTTATAACAAACTCAAACAAGAGCACGATTACCTCTGGAACGAAAAGCGACCTGAGATCACTAAAATAGTTACCTGGGCTGCCAGTCTGGGCGATCGCTCTGAAAATGCAGATTACACCTTCAATAAACGATTATTGCGTCAAATTGATCGTCGCATTCGTTTTCTCAGAAAGTTTTTACCTGAAGTGACAATTGTGGATTACTCACCTCAACAAGAAGGTAAGGTTTTTTTCGGTGCGTGGGTAGAAATCGAAAATGAAGCGGGGGAGGTGAAGAAGTTTCGAATTGTCGGGCCGGAAGAGATCTATGGCGATGCCAAAGGCTATATCTCTATCGACTCACCAATGGCGCGCGCGATGCTAAAAAAGCAAGTAGATGAAGAGTTTATGGTTAAGACGCCAGAAGGCGAAAAAGAGTGGTTTATTAACTCGATTGAGTACAACGTAGTAAGCCCTGATGCGACTAAATCGTAG